A single genomic interval of Nocardioides nitrophenolicus harbors:
- a CDS encoding helix-turn-helix domain-containing protein, with the protein MGGYPSTAQVSIVGVDAWREACAQAYVPLRIDAIGEDFRGALRQRVVGGLDISQIASTPLTLTRTARSVATDPRETVMFCTFLAGAGVTLQDGRIAALSSGGGFLMDDDRPYSMRYERNDLLVLRLPRTRLDLRERDLRQLTSAAMSNEFGGLHVLRRYLAGLVAMDAAIRDAEVEEHQELALELLHVAVHPMVYSERSRALMSGQAILVTARWFLEHHHADPRLTIDDVARHFMISRRYLEMLFTRSGDGPATYLRRVRLHRAAALLLARPREPVSRIAAEVGFTNINTFARAFARDFGTPPHRWRRDQADRPQTPPRGSGQAGELLTNLERYDRSAAGSTR; encoded by the coding sequence GTGGGTGGGTATCCGTCGACCGCTCAGGTCAGCATCGTGGGCGTCGACGCCTGGCGCGAGGCCTGTGCCCAGGCGTACGTCCCCCTCCGGATCGATGCGATCGGCGAGGACTTCCGGGGGGCGCTGCGTCAGCGCGTCGTGGGTGGGCTGGACATCAGCCAGATCGCGTCCACCCCGCTGACCCTGACCCGCACGGCCCGATCGGTCGCGACCGACCCGCGCGAGACCGTCATGTTCTGCACCTTCCTCGCCGGTGCCGGCGTGACCCTCCAGGACGGGCGGATCGCGGCCTTGTCGAGCGGCGGCGGCTTCCTCATGGACGACGACCGGCCGTACAGCATGCGCTACGAGCGCAACGACCTGCTCGTCCTCCGCCTGCCCCGGACTCGTCTCGACCTGCGCGAACGTGACCTGCGGCAGCTCACCAGTGCGGCCATGTCCAACGAGTTCGGTGGCCTCCACGTGCTCCGGCGCTACCTGGCGGGCCTGGTCGCGATGGACGCCGCCATCCGCGACGCGGAGGTCGAGGAGCATCAGGAGCTCGCCCTGGAGCTCCTTCACGTCGCGGTGCACCCCATGGTCTACTCCGAGCGATCCCGCGCCCTGATGAGTGGCCAGGCGATCCTGGTCACCGCACGGTGGTTCCTCGAGCACCACCACGCCGACCCGAGGCTGACCATCGACGACGTCGCCCGTCACTTCATGATCTCCCGGCGCTACCTGGAGATGCTGTTCACGAGGTCGGGTGACGGTCCGGCGACGTACCTGCGCCGAGTGCGCCTCCATCGCGCCGCGGCCCTGCTGCTGGCGCGGCCCCGAGAGCCCGTGAGCCGGATCGCGGCGGAGGTCGGCTTCACCAACATCAACACCTTCGCGCGCGCCTTCGCCCGCGACTTCGGTACGCCGCCGCACCGGTGGCGGCGCGACCAGGCCGACCGACCCCAGACACCCCCGCGCGGGTCGGGCCAGGCCGGAGAGCTGTTGACGAACCTCGAGCGCTACGACCGGAGCGCTGCGGGCTCGACCAGGTGA